The region AAATTCATAAATTTTCGCCTCATCAAGCTTCTTTCGCTCCTGATAAAGCTCTAAATTTATTAAAGCTGAGCTTATCTGAGCTAGCGGCTGCTTCCACTGATGCGAGATATTGCCTATCATCTCGCCCATAGAGGCTAGACGGCTTTGATGTATCATTAGCTGCTCAGTCTGCTTTTTGCTCTCTTCGCCTCGCCTATGCATCTTATAAACAAGTAGTAAAAATAGCCCAAAGATAAGCGTTATGGCGCTCATTATGACGATGACCTCTTGCAAGTGGTAGGTAAAAATGGCGCGAATTGGTATCTTAAACGAGATCATCGCGACAGTTTCGTTCACGTCTGGGATCTCTATGCCCTCCATGCCATATTTTTCTAGCATTTGTTGTGGGGCATTTGCGCTGCTGTGACAGGCTAGACAGCTTGGACTTTGGTTTTTTATAGGCAGACCCACAAAGAGCTGTGAGCCATTTTCATCTTTTATTATCTTTACAAATTCTTTAAATTTATTCTCTTTAAAGCCATGCAAGACGCCAGCTTCAAATTCATTTGGCTGGTGAGCCTTATTTAGCGGAGCGATGGCAACTAGCTTGTAGTCAAATTCAAGGTTATATTTTTTCTTTTGGATGTTGTAAATTTCACGGCTTATATATGAAGATGACAGAAGTCTCTCGTCAAAAAAGTCCTCTTTTAAGATGCCCTGCTCTTTTAACTGCTCGATTAGTGGGCGCTGAACTCCAGCGATGTACTCTCTTACTGAATTTATGCCCTCTAAAACATAATACGCCTCTTTTTTAGCGTCTTTCATCGCAAGATCGTTGTAAAAATTTAAAACAAGTGCTGAAACTAGCAGATAGACAAAGATAAAAGCACCGACTATTAGCTGAAATTTATATCTCACAAAGATAGCCCACGCCGTATAAATTTTTGATCACATCTTTGCCTAGCTTTCTTCTAAGCTCTTTTACGATCGTCTTTATCGCCTCTTTTGTCGGCTGCTCGTAGTCCCAGATGTAGTCAAAAATTTGTTCATAAGTGATAGTTTGGTTTTTGTTGTTTAAAAAGTACTCCAAAAGCTTGCTCTCGCTCTTGCTTAGATGAGAAATTTCGCCATTTACATAAAGCGCTTTTTTGCCAAAATCATACTCAAGCTCGTCATTTAGCCTGATAGTTGGTGTGCGTCCAACTAGCTCAAACGCCACATCTTCAAGCGCTTTAACAAAAGATTTTTTATCGTATGGTTTTGCAAGATATCTTGTGATCTTTAGCTCAACTGCTCGCCACAGATACTCTTGCTCGACGTGGCTAGATAATATCACGATAGGGATTTTTTGATTGATAGCTCTTACTTTTTTAGCGATCTCAAGACCATCAATATTTGGCACGCTGATATCAAGCACTAGCACGTCATACGCCCCGCTCATAGCAAGCTCAAGCGCATCAAAGCCGTCTGTAACGCCTTTAACCTCTGCGAAAAAGAGCTCCAGCGAGGCGCAGATATTTCGCAAAATCGCCTCTTCATCCTCTAAGCAAAGGACCTTTTTGTTTGATAAAACATCTAAAATATCATACTCTTGCATACGTCATCTCATCTCTTAAGCCAAAATGCCAACTTAAATAACACAAAATAAAAATTATTTCATAAATTTACATCATGATCGTAAGCTTAAAGTAAAAAATCGGCTCGCTACTTAAGTGATAAATTTAAAAGATAAAGTTAAATTTAGCCAAAGATTTGGCTAAATTTATCAGGTTCTAAATTTTGAAAGGCTAGTGTTTAGATTATCAGTCATCTTTGAAAGATGAGCAGCTGCAAGTGAGATTTCATCCATGCTTTTTGAGTTTTGTTTTGAAATTTCATCGATATTTACGATGCCTTTTATCAGCTCTTCGACCTTATTTCCAGTCTCTATATAGTCCCTCGTAGAGGTCTCATTTAAGCTAACAGTCTCGTTCATTAGCTGGTTCATATTTTCTATTTTTTCATTTATCTGGGCTGATTTTTTGCAAAGCTCGCCAGCTTTTTTAGCATTATCGCCGATGGTATGGCTTGAGTTTGAGATCGCTTCAACGATTAAATTTATAGTTGCATTTATCTCGCTTAGGCTATTTTGCGTGCGTTCAGCTAGTTGTCTAACCTCATCAGCCACGACTGCAAAGCCACGTCCATGCTCACCTGCACGCGCTGCTTCTATGGCGGCATTTAGAGCAAGTAAATTTGTCTGATCAGCGATGTCATCGATGATATTTAAGACATCTTTTACATTTTTAGCTTGATCAGCTAGGCTTTTCATCGAGCTAGCGAGTGAAATTTCGCTATTTGCAGCCTCATCTACATTTTTGCTAAGCCCCAAAACATCGTTTGAAACTTCATTTATATATAGACAGGTTCTTTCAAGATTTTCTTTGCTCTTCTTAGCCTCTTCAAATGAGCTCTTTATCTCTTCTGACATGGTTTTTGCCATATTTGTCGTATCTGTGACGATTAGCGAAGATTTGTTGGTTAAATTTGTAGTTTGAGCTGATGTTGAAGAGAGTTGCTCGGCGATAGAAGAGTTCTCATGCGCTAGCCCTTTAACGCTCTCTATCACAGATCTTAGCTCGCTTGTTAGGTCATTTATAGAGCTTTTGATGTTTGAAATTTCATCTTTTCCGCTAACTTCAAGCTTTTTAGTAAGATCGCCTCTGCCACTTTTTATCTCATCTGACATCGCGGTTAAATTTGCAACGATATTTTTTATAGGTCTGATGATCGCCCTACTTAAGATAAATAACACGATAGCTATCAAAACAACCGTAATCAGGGCGCAAGCGATGATAAATGTTCTTGTATTTTGGCTGTTTTGCTCGTTTAACACGACCTTTGTCTTTTCTATCTCGTCCGCCAAGTCATCGACATAAACGCCGCTTCCTAGCATCCACTTATATGGCTCAAAATTTGCAGCATAGCCAAGCTTCTCCACTGGCTCCTCGCCCTCTTTTTTCGCCCAGCCAAATGTGACAAATCCGCCACCTTGTTTAGCCTTTTCGATGAGCTCTTTTATAAGAAGTAGCCCTTTTGGATCTTTTAGTCCGATTAAATTTTTACCAACAAGCGATGGCTTTTCAGGGTGCATCAAAACAACACCATTGTAGTCATAAATGAAGATATAGCCAGTTTTATCGCTAAAGAATTTTAGCTTTGAGACGACTCTAAAAATTTCTTGTTTTATCTCATCGTCGCTTAGCCCTTTTTCTTTGCCACCA is a window of Campylobacter concisus DNA encoding:
- a CDS encoding c-type heme family protein — encoded protein: MRYKFQLIVGAFIFVYLLVSALVLNFYNDLAMKDAKKEAYYVLEGINSVREYIAGVQRPLIEQLKEQGILKEDFFDERLLSSSYISREIYNIQKKKYNLEFDYKLVAIAPLNKAHQPNEFEAGVLHGFKENKFKEFVKIIKDENGSQLFVGLPIKNQSPSCLACHSSANAPQQMLEKYGMEGIEIPDVNETVAMISFKIPIRAIFTYHLQEVIVIMSAITLIFGLFLLLVYKMHRRGEESKKQTEQLMIHQSRLASMGEMIGNISHQWKQPLAQISSALINLELYQERKKLDEAKIYEFIEETSKQINFMSETVDDFKNFFSPNTLRKEFKVLEVINQTIKILNATLKKYQIEVQLDVRENFEVFANFNEIIQILINIINNAKDAFKQSYTKPRVIKISAFLKDGRKNLCVQNNAGAIKNSFLKVIFEPHFSTKESGSGLGLYMSRLIARKNNALIFAKNVDENHVAFTISFENL
- a CDS encoding response regulator transcription factor, whose amino-acid sequence is MQEYDILDVLSNKKVLCLEDEEAILRNICASLELFFAEVKGVTDGFDALELAMSGAYDVLVLDISVPNIDGLEIAKKVRAINQKIPIVILSSHVEQEYLWRAVELKITRYLAKPYDKKSFVKALEDVAFELVGRTPTIRLNDELEYDFGKKALYVNGEISHLSKSESKLLEYFLNNKNQTITYEQIFDYIWDYEQPTKEAIKTIVKELRRKLGKDVIKNLYGVGYLCEI